A single genomic interval of Pochonia chlamydosporia 170 chromosome 7, whole genome shotgun sequence harbors:
- a CDS encoding RNA recognition motif domain-containing protein (similar to Metarhizium robertsii ARSEF 23 XP_007818888.1), producing MAMDQPISTVYVHNLEERVKIQALTDALKTIFSEFGEVVDVVAKKNLKAKGQAFIVFAHPDSARSAIEELHGFQLFDKPMKLSLAKTRSDRSIEMNCSPQEFDEHKRHRLAEKEKRIAQAAAEGERQAKRNAGAITDNRPNKLTRPSGLKSTGPAASQVIPDEYLPPNKILFLQNIPEEYDIDALGAIFGRFEGFREIRLVPGRRGIAFVEYEAEQGAINAKENTYGMKLGDTIIKVTYQRQ from the exons atggccatggatcAACCAATATCCAC CGTTTATGTACACAACCTTGAAGAGAGGGTGAAGATTCAAGCGTTAACAGACGCTTTGAAGACCATCTTCTCCGAGTTTGGCGAAGTTGTCGATGTCGTTGCCAAGAAGAACCTCAAAGCCAAGGGCCAGGCTTTTATAGTGTTTGCCCATCCAGACAGTGCGAGAAGCGCAATCGAAGAGCTACATGGATTTCAACTATTCGATAAACCAATGAAGCTGTCCCTTGCCAAAACTCGAAGCGACAGGTCGATAGAGATGAATTGTTCACCCCAGGAGTTCGATGAACACAAGAGACATCGCTTAGCGGAGAAAG AGAAACGGATCGCGCAAGCAGCCGCGGAAGGGGAACGACAGGCCAAGAGAAATGCGGGTGCAATCACAGACAACAGACCCAACAAGCTTACCAGGCCCTCCGGCTTGAAATCGACCGgaccagcagcttctcaagTGATCCCGGACGAATATCTTCCACCAAACAAGATCCTGTTCTTGCAAAATATACCAGAGGAATACGACATCGACGCACTTGGCGCAATTTTTGGTAGATTCGAAGGATTCCGGGAAATTAGACTTGTGCCTGGACGCCGGGGTAttgcttttgttgaataCGAAGCTGAGCAGGGGGCGATCAATGCGAAGGAGAATACATATGGGATGAAGCTAGGAGATACTATAATCAAGGTTACGTATCAAAGACAGTAG
- a CDS encoding vacuolar ATP synthase subunit D (similar to Fusarium graminearum PH-1 XP_011321332.1) produces MSGAADREAVFPTRQSLGIMKAKLKGAETGHSLLKRKSEALTKRFREITRRIDEAKRKMGRVMQIAAFSLAEVTYAVGGDIGYQVQESAKSARFRIRTKQDNVSGVLLPAFESYITEGNNDFGLTGLGKGGQQVQRCRETYARAVEALVELASLQTAFVILDEVIKVVNRRVNAIEHVIIPRTENTIKYINSELDELDREEFYRLKKVANKKQRDTAAADAEMKARREASAVQGLNNIVDNDNTGPADILAGEDEEDVIF; encoded by the exons ATGTCCGGCGCTGCT GATCGCGAGGCAGTCTTCCCGACTCGCCAGTCGCTGGGTATCATGAAAGCAAAGCTCAAGGGCGCCGAGACGGGACACAGtctgttgaagaggaagagcgaAGCTCTGACAAA GCGCTTCAGAG AGATAACGAGACGAATCGATGAAGCGAAACGTAAAATGGGACGTGTGATGCAAATTGCGGCTTTTTCCTTGGCTGAAGTCACGTACGCAGTTGGAGGTGACATTGGATATCAAGTTCAAGAATCGGCTAAATCTGCCCGTTTTCGCATCCGGACCAAGCAAGACAACGTATCTGGCGTTCTTCTTCCTGCATTCGAAAGCTATATTACCGAAGGAAACAATGACTTTGGTCTCACAGGTCTGGGCAAAGGTGGCCAACAGGTTCAACGGTGCCGTGAGACTTACGCCCGAGCGGTTGAAGCTCTGGTTGAGCTTGCCAGTCTTCAAACTGCGTTTGTCATCCTGGACGAAGTCATTAAAGTGGTAAATAGGCGAG TGAACGCAATTGAACACGTCATCATTCCTCGTACAGAAAACACTATCAAATACATAAATTCTGAacttgacgagcttgatcGAGAAGAATTCTACAGATTGAAAAAG GTTGCGAACAAAAAGCAGCGTGACACAGCTGCGGCAGATGCTGAAATGAAAGCAAGGCGTGAAGCATCTGCCGTTCAAGGACTAAACAATATAGTGGACAACGACAACACTGGTCCAGCTGATATCCTCgctggtgaggatgaagaggacgTAATATTTTGA
- a CDS encoding pre-mRNA splicing factor syf-1 (similar to Aspergillus terreus NIH2624 XP_001211260.1): MASLSVIRSTTGFSSVVNEDFIYEQDVLRDPASAKPWLGYIKYKTRHGSLSQQNFVMARACAQLPRSYKLWKMYLSFRVRHVSKLNPAVFAAEYGKVNSLFEKALILLNKMPRIWEMYLQFLIKQPAITLVRRSFDRALRALPITQHNRIWTLYIPFANAASGDTALKIWRRYIQAHPEEAENFIELLIESGAYTEAAVSYINLLNNVRFASKNGKGHYELWTELVDLLVDHASEIEANYESGVDVESIIRSGIARFPDQRGKLWVGLATYWIRRGNFERARDAFEQAITTVMTVRDFALIFESYTEFEESIIKALMESATERLDTGEGDDDAELELDVRMMRFEYLMDRRPFLVNDVLLRQNPNLVSEWEKRVALWGDNKQEVVRTYTDAIASVHPKRAVGSFHKLWANYARFYEQGGDLRNARIIMEKAVKVPFKSVAELADMWIEWAEMELRNEKFDEAVRIMTKAVQAPKRSTVDYFDETLSAHQRVHKSWKLWSFYVDLVESVSTLSEVKRVYERIFELRIATPQTVVNYANLLEEHKYYEESFKIYERGLDLFSYPVAFELWNLYLTKAVDRKIGIERLRDLFEQAVEDCPPKFAKTIYLMYGNLEEERGLARHAMRIYERATRAVDDEDRADMFNFYITKSASNFGLSSTRPIYERAISALPDADAKEMCLKFADMEKRLGEIDRARAIYGHASQFCDPRTNAEFWARWEQFEVQHGNEDTFKEMLRIKRSVQAQYNTDVNFIASQALARSQHSSDSHDHPVGAMTELDRQSSALQGFVAASEGTLSGKTSQPSQPVNPDVIDIDGLED; the protein is encoded by the exons ATGGCCTCCTTAAGCGTGATTCGGTCAACAACAGGCTTCTCATCGGTG GTTAATGAGGACTTCATATACGAGCAAGACGTGCTACGCGATCCAGCTAGCGCCAAACCTTGGCTAGGATACATCAAATACAAGACTCGCCATGGGTCCCTGTCGCAGCAAAATTTCGTCATGGCGCGCGCCTGTGCACAATTACCGCGATCATACAAGCTCTGGAAGATG TATCTATCTTTCCGCGTTAGGCACGTCTCAAAGCTAAATCCAGCTGTCTTCGCTGCCGAATATGGCAAAGTCAACTCTTTGTTTGAAAAGGCCCTTATACTTCTGAATAAGATGCCTCGGATATGGGAGATGTATCTTCAATTTCTCATTAAACAGCCGGCAATCACTTTGGTGAGACGAAGCTTTGACCGTGCCTTAAGGGCGCTACCAATTACTCAGCATAATCGAATATGGACTCTATATATACCATTTGCGAATGCCGCGTCGGGTGACACTGCCCTCAAAATCTGGCGACGATATATTCAGGCACATCCAGAAGAGGCCGAGAACTTTATCGAACTTCTTATCGAGTCAGGTGCCTACACCGAAGCGGCAGTAAGCTACATCAACCTCTTGAATAATGTTCGATTCGCTAGCAAGAATGGAAAGGGCCACTACGAGTTATGGACCGAGCTGGTAGATCTCCTTGTAGACCATGCTTCCGAAATTGAGGCAAACTACGAGTCGGGCGTGGATGTTGAGAGTATCATAAGAAGCGGAATAGCTCGCTTTCCTGATCAGAGAGGCAAACTGTGGGTAGGTCTCGCGACGTACTGGATTCGAAGAGGCAATTTCGAACGCGCACGAGATGCCTTCGAGCAGGCTATTACAACTGTTATGACGGTCAGGGATTTTGCTTTGATATTCGAGTCTTACACGGAATTCGAAGAGTCCATAATCAAGGCGCTGATGGAAAGTGCAACAGAGCGCCTTGATACAGGAGAAGGCGACGACGATGCTGAGCTTGAATTGGATGTACGAATGATGCGGTTCGAGTATCTGATGGACCGGAGGCCGTTTTTAGTCAACGATGTGCTTCTTCGCCAAAATCCAAATCTTGTCTCAGAGTGGGAAAAGCGAGTGGCCCTATGGGGGGACAATAAACAGGAGGTTGTGCGCACGTATACCGATGCTATCGCATCCGTCCACCCGAAGCGAGCCGTAGGGTCATTCCACAAGCTCTGGGCGAATTATGCACGCTTTTATGAGCAGGGAGGGGATTTGAGAAATGCTCgcatcatcatggagaagGCGGTCAAGGTTCCTTTTAAATCCGTCGCCGAACTAGCTGACATGTGGATTGAATGGGCAGAAATGGAACTGCGAAATGAGAAGTTTGATGAAGCGGTCCGGATCATGACGAAGGCCGTTCAAGCTCCGAAGCGGTCGACAGTCGACTACTTCGACGAAACACTCTCTGCGCATCAGAGGGTCCACAAGAGTTGGAAGCTCTGGAGTTTCTACGTGGATCTCGTGGAAAGTGTCTCGACCTTAAGCGAAGTCAAAAGAGTGTATGAACGCATTTTTGAACTTCGGATCGCGACACCACAGACTGTTGTCAACTACGCCAATCTTTTGGAGGAGCATAAGTATTACGAAGAGTCATTCAAAATTTATGAGAGGGGTTTGGATCTATTCAGCTATCCTGTAGCATTCGAGCTATGGAACCTATATCTTACGAAGGCAGTAGATCGAAAAATTGGTATTGAGCGACTTCGAGATCTCTTCGAGCAAGCTGTCGAGGATTGTCCACCGAAATTTGCAAAGACTATCTACTTGATGTACGGGAACTTGGAGGAAGAGCGTGGCCTAGCACGACATGCGATGCGGATATACGAGAGAGCAACGAGGgccgttgacgatgaagatcGTGCTGATATGTTCAATTTCTACATTACTAAATCTGCTTCTAATTTTGGCCTGTCGTCTACGCGCCCTATATATGAAAGGGCCAtatcagcattgccagaTGCTGACGCAAAGGAGATGTGCCTTAAGTTTGCCGATATGGAGAAACGATTGGGTGAGATTGACAGAGCCCGGGCAATCTACGGACACGCATCGCAGTTTTGTGATCCTCGAACAAACGCCGAGTTCTGGGCGAGGTGGGAACAGTTTGAGGTTCAGCACGGTAATGAAGATACATTCAAGGAAATGCTGCGCATCAAAAGGAGCGTTCAGGCGCAGTACAATACCGACGTCAATTTTATCGCATCGCAGGCGCTTGCTCGAAGTCAACATAGTTCAGACTCACATGACCATCCTGTCGGTGCCATGACGGAGCTCGACAGGCAATCCTCGGCGCTGCAGGGCTTTGTTGCAGCAAGCGAAGGCACCCTGTCAGGAAAGACTAgccagccaagtcaaccagTCAACCCAGACGTGATCGATATTGACGGCCTTGAGGATTGA
- a CDS encoding tRNA nucleotidyltransferase (similar to Verticillium alfalfae VaMs.102 XP_003001180.1) — translation MMGRVVRLNAQEDQLRRLLLDVSSFINESRPATQPVIIRWAGGWVRDKLLGIESHDIDVAINAMTGVNFAQRMHEYCRMADAIKKHAIKPDDIGNLHNVARNPDKSKHLETAMLRIFGLELDLVNLRKETYAEDSRNPVVEFGTAEEDALRRDATINALFYNLHTNQIEDFTGGVQDLAAKVLRTPLNPLDTFKDDPLRVLRLVRFASRLGFIIEEETRCVMAHADVLEALKVKISRERIGIELEKMLKGIHPRSALELMDQLCLYHAIFTDPALKSTAKPDTSQWHIAYRCLSALLQNRSPGSLGELLIRCKEANYVAWNLAALSPWMTMDYPTPELRKANALPPPTVAARGGFKAPNKLADSITASYRNRKEIMCLKTAACGKKPVIHSRDVLGMAIRRWDSHGGPWTLQVLNALLVEAMESLSVWSQSDDSKDQVDFLNGWQKFLDHVVELDLYHAPALKRLLDGHSLASALGVRPGKWTGRALDVCLSWQLRNPQEVDPKGAIEEIQLRRDELGIPRN, via the exons ATGATGGGGCGTGTCGTTCGACTCAATGCACAAGAAGATCAACTTCGACGGCTCCTTCTAGATGTTTCCTCGTTCATAAACGAGTCCAGGCCGGCAACACAGCCCGTGATTATTCGCTGGGCTGGGGGTTGGGTCCGAGACAAACTCTTAGGAATCGAATCTCATGACATAGACGTCGCCATCAATGCAATGACCGGTGTTAACTTTGCACAGAGAATGCACGAGTATTGCCGCATGGCAGACGCAATTAAAAAGCACGCAATCAAACCCgatgacattggcaacctCCATAATGTCGCACGGAACCCAGACAAGTCGAAGCATCTGGAGACTGCCATGCTTCGAATATTTGGCCTCGAGTTAGACTTAGTCAACCTGAGAAAGGAGACATACGCAGAGGACAGCAGAAATCCAGTCGTGGAGTTCGGCACAGCTGAAGAGGATGCACTCAGACGGGATGCAACGATAAACGCCTTGTTCTACAACCTACACACCAACCAAATAGAAGATTTTACAGGAGGAGTGCAAGACTTGGCCGCGAAGGTTCTGCGCACTCCCTTAAACCCACTGGATACATTCAAGGACGATCCGCTTCGTGTCCTGCGCCTCGTGCGTTTCGCAAGTCGTCTTGGATTCATAATCGAAGAAGAAACTCGCTGCGTGATGGCCCATGCTGATGTTTTAGAGGCTTTGAAAGTCAAAATCAGCCGAGAAAGAATTGGTATAGAGCTTGAAAAGATGCTCAAAG GCATTCATCCACGGTCCGCCCTGGAGCTCATGGACCAACTATGCCTGTATCATGCAATTTTTACAGACCCAGCATTAAAATCCACCGCGAAACCAGATACCTCGCAATGGCACATTGCGTACCGGTGCCTTAGTGCTCTATTGCAGAATCGTAGCCCTGGCTCTTTGGGCGAACTCCTGATTCGGTGCAAGGAAGCCAACTATGTAGCCTGGAATCTGGCCGCGCTCAGTCCGTGGATGACCATGGACTACCCCACACCTGAACTTCGGAAAGCGAATGCATTGCCGCCCCCTACTGTTGCGGCCCGAGGAGGATTCAAGGCGCCAAATAAACTTGCAGATTCGATTACGGCCAGTTACCGAAACAGAAAAGAAATTATGTGCCTAAAAACAGCCGCCTGCGGCAAAAAGCCGGTGATACACTCGAGAGATGTACTAGGCATGGCCATCCGTAGATGGGACTCGCATGGTGGTCCATGGACTCTACAGGTTCTcaatgctcttcttgtaGAGGCCATGGAAAGCCTGAGTGTGTGGTCCCAATCTGACGACAGTAAGG ACCAAGTTGACTTCCTTAATGGTTGGCAGAAGTTCCTGGACCATGTTGTTGAACTCGACCTTTACCACGCTCCTGCATTAAAAAGGCTTCTGGATGGTCACTCTCTAGCCTCGGCCCTAGGCGTGAGGCCTGGAAAATGGACGGGCAGAGCATTAGATGTATGTCTTTCTTGGCAACTTCGGAATCCGCAGGAAGTGGACCCAAAAGGTGCAATTGAAGAGATCCAACTTCGACGTGACGAGCTTGGAATTCCTAGGAATTAG
- a CDS encoding polyphosphoinositide phosphatase (similar to Aspergillus terreus NIH2624 XP_001211444.1): MSSSTLGQASHGPHLPPTDEANHKHPKFPQSQNNEATAMPTCGEDQKHGMSPEMDKDEQPALPQPHGKPPSRVSPVFLQASTPGDSRDESTFSHLTRRMHKFSLYETASRYYVVGVDVSEKRYRILKIDRTTEVAELNMTDDKIAYSLKEINQLLDTIDDGNRGTGGIKLRCTTWGILGFIKFTGPYYMLLITKKSTVAMVGGHYIYQVEGTELIPLTPGKSKADSRNTEEQRFLSILNNLDLTKSFYYSYSYDITRTLQHNIIRERTALGKGQMPSSDDDFNSMFIWNSYLLEPAVKGLHTAYDWCRPIIHGYVDQAALSIYGRTAHITVIARRSRYFAGARFLKRGANDLGYVANDVETEQIVSESLTTSFHSPGPQLYCSPQYTSYVQHRGSIPLYWTQDSTGVTPKPPIELNLVDPFYGAAALHFDDLFRRYGAPIYVVNLVKSKERQPRESKLLEEYTHAIDYLNQFLPTRKQIIHKAWDMSRASKVRGGDVIGNLELIADSVLSATGFFQNGDGHTSPMTAQNGVARTNCIDCLDRTNAAQFVIGKRALGHQLHALGILGNTTVNYDTDAVNLFTHMWHDHGDTIAVQYGGSQLVNTMETYRKINQWTSHSRDMIESFKRYYNNSFLDSQRQEAYNLFLGNYIFSQGQPLLWELTTDYYLHHTSPRDWSIPKACNYINWYTPSHLYERKIPKLAILPVIVANLPVEVVDDYWLEYYRPATLSSFPKMFAYKMNSTIKYIPLKSTQDGRYDLSPFRVRAEVETDPDKRKSKRDPRLETPPPSPPLSQFDHAASPVTTGRTAAKGMSLQRWLQPVQEKVSDQWITPAIQLGKSDNENSTRAKSKPSALEKSKAAQWTFTKAVHDSLNPSVREQEADDYGRYIRHPQNLPLVVSSDTPADMDSSEYKEYVNGNWREQGLMVIGVDEEVDVYGELLKVGENPLTVTEEDASKKRYKAYRKWLHGKSFFKQQPLD; the protein is encoded by the exons ATGTCGAGCTCGACGCTTGGACAAGCGTCACACGGCCCGCATCTCCCGCCTACGGATGAAgcaaaccacaaacacccTAAATTTCCTCAATCACAGAACAATGAAGCGACCGCTATGCCAACTTGCGGGGAGGACCAAAAGCACGGGATGTCACCAGAGATGGACAAAGATGAACAGCCCGCACTGCCACAACCACATGGGAAGCCGCCCAGCCGAGTATCGCCGGTTTTCCTCCAAGCGTCAACGCCTGGCGACTCCAGAGATGAAAGCACTTTCTCGCATCTCACGCGTAGGATGCACAAGTTCAGTCTCTACGAGACGGCAAGCCGTTATTAcgttgttggcgttgacgtTAGCGAGAAGAGATACCGTATTCTGAAAATTGACCGAACAACTGAGGTAGCAGAGCTCAATATGACAGATGACAAGATTGCCTACAGTCTAAAGGAAATAAACCAGCTCTTGGATACGATTGATGATGGTAATAGGGGGACCGGCGGCATCAAACTACGATGTACAACTTGGGGCATTCTTGGATTCATCAAATTTACGGGTCCGTACTACATGCTCCTTATCACCAAGAAGAGTACCGTGGCCATGGTAGGAGGGCATTATATATATCAAGTTGAGGGTACAGAACTAATCCCTTTGACGCCTGGCAAGTCGAAAGCGGACTCCCGCAACACAGAGGAGCAGAGGTTTCTCAGTATTCTGAACAATTTAGACTTAACCAAGTCTTTCTACTACAGTTATTCATATGACATAACAAGAACCCTCCAGCACAATATAATCAGAGAAAGGACGGCACTGGGCAAAGGCCAAATGCCATCTTCGGACGATGACTTCAATAGCATGTTCATCTGGAACTCTTATTTACTTGAGCCTGCTGTTAAAGGGCTACATACAGCCTATGACTGGTGCAGACCAATAATACACGGCTATGTCGATCAAGCAG CCCTTTCTATATACGGCCGAACAGCCCACATTACTGTTATTGCTAGGCGATCTAGATACTTTGCCGGGGCTCGGTTTCTCAAACGTGGCGCAAATGATCTG GGCTACGTAGCCAACGACGTAGAGACTGAGCAGATAGTTTCTGAGTCTCTCACGACATCCTTCCATTCTCCAGGGCCACAACTTTACTGTAGCCCGCAATATACTTCATATGTTCAACACCGCGGGAGCATTCCTCTCTATTGGACGCAGGATAGCACCGGGGTGACACCAAAGCCACCGATCGAACTAAATCTCGTGGACCCCTTTTATGGCGCCGCTGCACTGCATTTCGATGATTTATTTCGCCGATATGGTGCCCCTATATATGTTGTTAACCTCGTCAAATCCAAGGAACGTCAGCCCAGAGAATCCAAGCTTCTAGAAGAGTACACGCACGCCATCGACTATCTCAACCAATTCCTTCCCACACGTAAACAGATTATTCATAAGGCTTGGGACATGAGTCGTGCGTCGAAAGTCAGAGGTGGGGATGTGATTGGCAACTTAGAACTCATTGCGGACTCGGTATTATCTGCGACCGGCTTCTTCCAAAATGGTGACGGGCACACCAGTCCGATGACGGCCCAGAATGGAGTGGCGAGAACAAACTGCATCGACTGCCTTGACAGAACTAATGCAGCTCAATTTGTTATCGGAAAGCGCGCTCTAGGGCACCAACTCCATGCTCTAGGTATCCTGGGTAACACAACAGTCAACTACGACACAGATGCTGTCAATCTGTTTACACACATGTGGCATGATCACGGTGACACGATTGCGGTCCAGTACGGTGGTTCTCAGCTCGTCAACACGATGGAGACTTACCGAAAGATCAACCAGTGGACAAGTCATTCGCGGGACATGATTGAAAGTTTTAAACGTTATTACAACAACTCATTCTTGGATAGCCAGCGACAAGAGGCATACAATCTATTCTTGGGCAATTACATCTTCTCTCAAGGCCAACCTTTGTTATGGGAACTGACCACAGATTATTATTTACACCATACGAGCCCGAGAGATTGGTCTATTCCGAAGGCATGCAACTACATAAACTGGTACACTCCATCTCACTTGTATGAGAGGAAAATTCCAAAGCTTGCAATACTACCAGTAATCGTTGCGAATCTGCCTGTCGAAGTCGTCGACGACTATTGGTTAGAATATTACCGGCCAGCTACTCTTTCGTCGTTTCCAAAAATGTTCGCATACAAGATGAACTCTACCATAAAATATATTCCTCTCAAGTCAACCCAGGACGGTCGCTATGATCTCAGCCCATTCCGGGTGCGGGCTGAGGTCGAAACAGACCCTGATAAGCGGAAATCGAAACGAGACCCTCGGCTTGAAACCCCTCCTCCGTCTCCTCCACTATCCCAGTTTGACCATGCAGCGTCACCAGTAACAACTGGGAGGACAGCTGCAAAAGGCATGTCTTTGCAACGCTGGCTTCAGCCAGTACAGGAGAAGGTTTCTGATCAATGGATCACGCCTGCGATTCAGCTTGGCAAGAGCGATAATGAGAACTCAACACGTGCAAAGTCAAAGCCGAGTGCTCTTGAAAAATCCAAAGCTGCTCAATGGACCTTCACGAAGGCTGTCCACGATTCACTGAATCCGTCAGTAAGGGAACAGGAAGCAGATGACTACGGCCGATACATACGCCACCCGCAGAATCTTCCGCTTGTCGTATCGAGTGACACGCCAGCAGATATGGATTCATCGGAGTACAAAGAATacgtcaatggcaactgGCGTGAGCAAGGTCTCATGGTTATTGGGGTAGACGAGGAGGTAGATGTATATGGAGAACTTTTGAAAGTGGGTGAGAACCCGCTAACGGTTACTGAAGAAGATGCGTCGAAAAAGAGATACAAAGCATACAGAAAATGGCTTCATGGCAAGTCTTTTTTTAAGCAACAGCCGCTTGATTAA